Proteins encoded together in one Mastacembelus armatus chromosome 15, fMasArm1.2, whole genome shotgun sequence window:
- the tomm20a gene encoding translocase of outer mitochondrial membrane 20, translating into MMSGRTSAVVAGVCGALFIAYCVYFDRKRRSDPRFKEKLRERRRKQKISSEKSGLVRLPDLKDPEAVQKFFLEEIQLGEELLSQGEVDKGVDHLTSAIAVCGQPQQLLQVLQQTLPAPVFQMLLTKLPSISQRIISSQPLTEDDVE; encoded by the exons ATGATGAGCGGCAGGACGAGTGCGGTTGTCGCCGGGGTGTGTGGAGCTCTTTTCATCGCctactgtgtttattttgacaGAAAGCGAAGGAGTGACCCTCGCTTCAAGGAAAAGCTACGTGAAC gtagaagaaaacaaaagatttCTAGTGAGAAGTCTGGACTTGTAAGG CTGCCTGACTTGAAGGATCCAGAAGCTGTTCAGAAATTCTTTCTGGAAGAGATCCAGCTGGGAGAGGAGCTCCTCTCACAAG GTGAAGTCGACAAAGGTGTGGACCACCTGACCAGTGCGATTGCAGTATGCGGGCAgcctcagcagctgcttcaggTACTCCAGCAGACGCTGCCGGCCCCAGTCTTCCAAATGCTGCTCACTAAACTGCCCAGCATCAGCCAG cGAATCATCAGTTCTCAGCCTTTAACAGAAGACGACGTGGAATGA